One genomic segment of Erythrolamprus reginae isolate rEryReg1 chromosome 2, rEryReg1.hap1, whole genome shotgun sequence includes these proteins:
- the PGLYRP2 gene encoding N-acetylmuramoyl-L-alanine amidase, translating to MFLIWLGLVPIIEFCLSTGHAGNLMLHMDTVVEILNDVEFHLKGTPDLIMAELYQELEFCNSKICQFVLRSMTSKTLDLPYLSKAKQIFLKNLVNHTVDGSQVEYGVVLTPDGTTVSISHLLAGITAGLKMKNELILPEKPLITGPPNSSGEEPWPFLDPLISSTISTDLGMTFLFFYSKQSQVALGPNGCWDNISEPGTFILMDPPSYMPDAVINGAMDGFILGAYLVEKVDPPSNISVLLHDYYGSRGLDGEEKMRSNFRRKFFAALLSKEKLQEQVENALRFLWKMNEASSLFEGITDKELTFLAKQAVDEFMTMYVECPAIIPRCIWGAHPYKGTPIQLKLPLGFVYIHHTSTPSKPCRNFSSCAADMRNMQRFHQDKHGWDDIGYSFVFGSDGYLYEGRGWHWVGAHTRGYNSKGYGISFIGDYMTILPDTYELELMKNNFIHCAVKGARLQANYTIHGHRQMGPTLCPGDRLFQEIETWKGFKKDAL from the exons ATGTTCCTGATATGGCTGGGACTTGTGCCAATTATAGAATTTTGTCTCAGCACAGGCCATGCAG GTAACTTGATGCTCCATATGGATACTGTGGTTGAAATTCTGAATGATGTGGAATTCCACTTGAAAGGAACCCCAGACCTAATTATGGCAGAGCTGTACCAGGAATTGGAGTTTTGTAATAGTAAAATTTGCCAGTTTGTTCTTCGTTCAATGACTTCTAAGACCTTGGACTTGCCTTACCTCAGTAAGGCAAAGCAAATATTCTTAAAAAATCTAGTGAATCATACAGTTGATGGATCCCAAGTGGAATATGGGGTAGTCTTAACTCCTGATGGAACCACAGTTTCAATTAGTCACTTACTTGCTGGAATAACAGCTGGattgaaaatgaaaaatgaattgaTTCTGCCTGAGAAACCTTTGATTACTGGACCTCCAAACAGTTCTGGAGAAGAACCATGGCCTTTTTTGGATCCCCTCATTTCCAGCACTATTTCAACGGACCTTGGGATGACTTTTCTCTTCTTTTACTCTAAGCAGAGCCAGGTAGCCCTGGGACCAAATGGCTGTTGGGATAATATTTCTGAACCTGGTACTTTTATCTTAATGGATCCTCCATCATATATGCCTGATGCTGTTATCAATGGGGCAATGGATGGCTTTATTTTGGGTGCTTACCTGGTAGAGAAGGTTGATCCACCATCCAATATCAGTGTTTTGCTGCATGATTATTATGGCTCTAGGGGCCTGGATGGGGAAGAAAAGATGCGGAGCAACTTCCGCAGAAAATTTTTTGCAGCACTGCTGAGTAAAGAAAAGCTACAGGAGCAGGTAGAAAATGCTCTGCGCTTTCTCTGGAAGATGAATGAAGCCAGCTCCCTGTTTGAAGGAATCACAGACAAGGAATTGACGTTTTTGGCAAAACAAGCTGTTGATGAGTTCATGACGATGTATGTAG AATGTCCTGCCATAATCCCACGGTGCATATGGGGGGCTCATCCTTATAAAGGAACACCCATTCAACTTAAGCTACCCTTGGGATTTGTCTACATCCACCACACCAGTACTCCTTCTAAGCCATGCCGAAACTTCTCTTCGTGTGCAGCTGACATGCGAAATATgcagcgattccaccaagataaACATGGTTGGGATGACATTGGCTACAG CTTTGTTTTTGGCAGTGATGGCTACCTCTACGAAGGCCGGGGTTGGCACTGGGTAGGAGCTCACACTCGGGGCTACAACAGCAAAGGATATGGCATCAGTTTCATTGGTGACTATATGACGATTCTCCCAGACACCTATGAGCTGGAACTCATGAAGAACAACTTCATTCATTGTGCAGTGAAAGGTGCCAGGCTGCAGGCAAACTACACCATCCATGGACATCGACAGATGGGGCCCACCTTATGCCCAGGAGACAGACTTtttcaggagatagaaacatggAAAGGTTTCAAAAAAGATGCTTTATAG